One segment of Bradyrhizobium sp. CB2312 DNA contains the following:
- the nadA gene encoding quinolinate synthase NadA produces MPITGIYGPDDLAGRPQGQTTIAPRAAPGRTGPALPMPSLEWTDEVERATAPLSERLKHVIPPIEWPLMAPTIHAINELKAARGAVILAHNYQAPEIFHCVADIGGDSLQLAVEATKVKAGIIVQCGVHFMAETSKLLNPDKTVLIPDSRAGCSLAASITGADVRLLREKFPGVPVVAYVNTSAEVKAEVDICCTSSNAVQVVESLNAPTVIFLPDRYLATYVASKTDVKIIAWKGACEVHERFKGEELRAFREADPSVQIIAHPECPPDVLAEADFTGSTAHMINWVRERRPRRLVMITECSMADNVRAELPDVEMLRPCNLCPHMKRITLANILESLLTLREEVTIDPALAERARRSVERMINLKN; encoded by the coding sequence ATGCCGATCACTGGAATTTACGGCCCCGACGATCTCGCAGGCCGGCCGCAGGGCCAAACCACCATCGCTCCCCGCGCCGCGCCGGGGCGCACGGGGCCTGCGCTGCCGATGCCCTCGCTGGAATGGACGGATGAGGTCGAGCGCGCCACCGCCCCGCTCTCCGAGCGCCTGAAGCACGTGATCCCGCCGATCGAGTGGCCGCTGATGGCGCCGACGATCCACGCGATCAACGAGCTGAAGGCGGCGCGCGGCGCGGTGATCCTCGCGCACAACTACCAGGCGCCGGAGATCTTCCACTGCGTCGCCGACATCGGCGGCGACTCGCTCCAGCTCGCGGTCGAAGCCACCAAGGTGAAGGCCGGCATCATCGTCCAGTGCGGCGTGCACTTCATGGCGGAGACGTCAAAGCTGCTCAACCCGGACAAGACGGTGCTGATCCCGGATTCGCGCGCCGGGTGCTCGCTCGCCGCCAGCATCACCGGCGCCGACGTGCGGCTGTTGCGCGAAAAATTCCCTGGCGTGCCCGTCGTCGCCTATGTCAACACCTCGGCGGAAGTGAAGGCCGAGGTCGATATCTGCTGCACCTCGTCCAATGCGGTGCAGGTGGTGGAGAGCCTCAACGCGCCGACCGTGATCTTCCTGCCCGACCGCTACCTCGCGACCTACGTGGCCTCGAAGACCGACGTGAAGATCATCGCCTGGAAGGGCGCGTGCGAGGTGCATGAGCGTTTCAAGGGCGAAGAGCTGCGCGCGTTTCGCGAGGCCGACCCGTCGGTGCAGATCATCGCGCACCCCGAGTGCCCGCCGGATGTGCTGGCGGAAGCCGACTTCACCGGCTCGACCGCGCACATGATCAACTGGGTGCGCGAGCGGCGGCCTCGGCGCCTCGTGATGATCACGGAATGCTCGATGGCCGACAATGTCCGCGCCGAGCTGCCCGATGTGGAGATGCTGCGCCCCTGCAATCTCTGCCCGCACATGAAGCGCATCACCCTCGCCAACATCCTGGAGAGCCTGCTGACGCTGCGCGAGGAGGTCACAATCGATCCCGCGCTCGCAGAGCGAGCTCGGCGTTCGGTCGAGCGGATGATCAATCTGAAGAACTGA
- a CDS encoding L-aspartate oxidase produces MTNIHNLTRTTDDVVIVGGGLAGLFCALKLAPRPVTLISAAPLGQGASSAWAQGGIAAAVAEGDTPEAHAADTIAVGGGIVDEAVALGIAREAAPRIHDLLAYGVPFDRDLEGRLAVGREAAHSARRIVHVRGDGAGAAIIAALSEAVRCTPSIRPIEGFVAEALLTEDGAVTGLQLREAGNPAARPVMLASRAVVLATGGIGHLYAVTTNPVEANGSGLAIAARAGAVIADPEFVQFHPTAIMVGRDPAPLATEALRGEGAILINGDGERFMLAHHPLAELAPRDIVARGVFAEIAAGRGAFLDARTALGARFAEKFPTVHASCIAAGIDPATQAIPIAPAAHYHMGGIAVDACGRSSIDGLWAGGEVSSTGAHGANRLASNSLLEAVVYAARIADDIAGRPIPSPARLPDALVTQRSSSADEASVTRLRAMMSAHVGVIRDGDGLAEAVRSFAALEHEATSITVRNMATTALLVAASAWTRRESRGAHFRFDHPADVPALAQRTMTTLTAAREVAESLSERPLPRTAQPMIA; encoded by the coding sequence ATGACAAACATCCACAATCTCACCCGCACCACCGACGACGTCGTCATCGTCGGCGGCGGCCTTGCCGGATTGTTCTGCGCGCTCAAGCTCGCGCCGCGGCCGGTGACCTTGATCTCGGCAGCGCCGCTTGGCCAAGGCGCATCCTCTGCATGGGCGCAAGGCGGCATCGCCGCGGCGGTGGCCGAGGGCGATACGCCGGAAGCGCATGCCGCCGACACCATTGCCGTCGGCGGCGGCATCGTCGACGAGGCCGTCGCGCTCGGCATCGCGCGTGAAGCGGCGCCGCGAATCCACGATCTGCTCGCCTATGGCGTGCCGTTCGATCGCGACCTCGAAGGCCGGCTCGCCGTCGGTCGGGAAGCCGCGCATTCCGCGCGGCGCATCGTGCATGTGCGCGGCGACGGCGCCGGCGCGGCGATCATCGCGGCCTTGAGTGAGGCCGTGCGCTGCACACCCTCGATCCGGCCGATCGAAGGTTTTGTCGCCGAGGCACTGTTGACTGAGGACGGCGCGGTCACCGGCCTTCAATTGCGCGAGGCCGGCAATCCCGCCGCGCGGCCGGTCATGCTCGCCTCGCGTGCGGTCGTGCTCGCCACCGGGGGCATCGGCCATCTCTATGCCGTCACCACCAATCCGGTCGAGGCCAACGGCTCCGGCCTTGCGATCGCCGCGCGCGCCGGCGCGGTCATCGCCGACCCCGAATTCGTGCAGTTCCACCCGACCGCCATCATGGTGGGGCGCGATCCCGCGCCGCTCGCAACCGAAGCGCTGCGCGGCGAAGGCGCGATATTGATCAACGGCGATGGCGAGCGCTTCATGCTCGCCCATCATCCGCTCGCCGAGCTCGCGCCCCGCGACATCGTGGCCCGCGGCGTGTTCGCGGAGATCGCGGCCGGGCGCGGCGCCTTCCTCGACGCGCGGACGGCGCTCGGCGCGCGCTTCGCCGAAAAGTTTCCGACCGTGCACGCAAGCTGCATCGCCGCCGGCATCGATCCCGCGACGCAAGCCATCCCGATCGCGCCGGCCGCGCACTACCACATGGGCGGCATCGCGGTCGATGCATGCGGGCGCAGCTCGATCGACGGGCTCTGGGCGGGCGGCGAGGTGTCGTCCACCGGCGCGCATGGCGCCAACCGCCTCGCCTCGAACTCGCTGCTCGAAGCCGTGGTCTATGCCGCGCGCATCGCCGACGACATCGCCGGCCGCCCGATCCCCTCGCCGGCCCGGCTTCCGGATGCGCTGGTGACACAACGCAGCAGCAGCGCGGACGAAGCCAGCGTGACGCGGCTGCGGGCGATGATGAGCGCGCATGTCGGCGTGATCCGCGATGGTGACGGGCTCGCGGAGGCCGTGCGCAGCTTCGCCGCACTGGAACACGAGGCGACTAGCATCACCGTCCGCAACATGGCAACAACGGCCCTGCTCGTCGCGGCTTCCGCCTGGACCCGACGCGAGAGCCGCGGCGCACATTTCCGCTTCGACCATCCGGCGGATGTTCCCGCGCTGGCACAGCGGACGATGACGACGCTCACAGCGGCACGCGAAGTCGCGGAAAGCCTGAGCGAACGTCCGCTGCCGCGCACCGCCCAACCCATGATCGCCTGA
- the nadC gene encoding carboxylating nicotinate-nucleotide diphosphorylase — MMTPTSLLYPDAFLSPLAIDAAVQLALAEDLGRAGDITSLATIPEATKAQAILVARQSGVIAGLPLALATLQKLSSDIEVRAHVRDAARVARGQHVLTISGPARAILTAERTALNFVGRLSGVATLTADYVARTEGTKMRICCTRKTTPGLRALEKYAVRCGGGFNHRFGLDDAILIKDNHIAVAGGIRPVLERARAHAGHLVKIEIEVDTLAQLREVLDTGLADAVLLDNMDLATLREAVRMTEGRLELEASGGVTLDSIAAIAATGVDYASSGALTHSAPNFDCALDIEA; from the coding sequence ATGATGACCCCGACCTCCCTGCTCTATCCCGACGCCTTCCTCTCGCCGCTCGCCATCGACGCGGCCGTGCAGCTCGCACTGGCGGAAGACCTCGGCCGCGCCGGCGACATCACCTCGCTCGCGACCATCCCCGAAGCAACGAAAGCGCAGGCCATCCTGGTCGCGCGCCAGTCCGGCGTCATTGCTGGATTGCCGCTGGCACTGGCGACGCTGCAAAAGCTCTCGTCCGACATCGAGGTGCGCGCGCATGTCCGTGACGCCGCCCGCGTTGCCCGCGGACAGCACGTCCTGACGATCTCAGGCCCCGCCCGCGCCATCCTCACGGCGGAGCGGACCGCGCTGAATTTCGTCGGCCGGCTGTCCGGTGTTGCGACGCTCACGGCCGATTACGTCGCGCGCACCGAGGGCACGAAGATGCGGATCTGCTGCACGCGAAAGACCACGCCGGGATTGCGGGCGCTAGAGAAATACGCGGTGCGCTGCGGCGGCGGCTTCAACCACCGTTTCGGGCTCGATGATGCAATCCTGATCAAGGACAACCACATCGCGGTCGCCGGCGGCATCCGCCCGGTGCTGGAGCGCGCCCGTGCGCATGCCGGCCATCTCGTCAAGATCGAGATCGAGGTCGATACGCTGGCGCAATTGCGCGAGGTGCTCGATACGGGTCTCGCCGACGCCGTGCTGCTCGACAACATGGACCTTGCGACCTTGCGCGAGGCGGTGCGGATGACGGAGGGGCGCCTCGAGCTGGAAGCGTCCGGCGGCGTCACGCTGGACTCGATCGCCGCGATCGCGGCGACCGGCGTCGACTATGCGTCATCCGGCGCCCTGACGCATTCGGCGCCGAACTTCGACTGTGCGCTGGATATCGAGGCGTGA